A genomic window from Rhodococcus sp. KBS0724 includes:
- a CDS encoding ABC transporter ATP-binding protein, giving the protein MVALTVKALNKHYGKTVGIDGIDLDVADGEFLVILGPSGAGKTTTLKSIAGLVEVDDGTVDIGGVDMTLVEPYHRNVAMAFESYALYPQKTVSENLASPLKSGRTGKYSEDEQKRRIDTVTKTLGINHLLERFPRELSNGQRQRVALGRVLVRPADVYLLDEPLSHLDAKLRAAMRAELRQLGQMSNTTTVYVTHDYQEALALGDRIAILREGRLVQIDTPANIWHAPADTFVARSLGQPEINVFDAVVDGAALRVLGTDLEVGIPSDITISASAGARIGIRPCDIEIRADFSRNSGSVAVRGRIQLVERLGRNVELSIDLGGGVTMIGLSSGGSLAVEGAEIVVEVARQNIHLFEGAPAGTDSRRLGSAIAGAGRTGDSVTTHAAQEDRR; this is encoded by the coding sequence ATGGTCGCACTTACTGTCAAAGCATTGAACAAGCACTACGGAAAGACCGTGGGCATCGACGGCATCGACCTCGACGTGGCAGACGGTGAATTCCTCGTCATCCTGGGACCTTCGGGCGCAGGCAAGACTACGACGCTCAAGTCGATAGCCGGACTCGTCGAAGTCGACGACGGCACGGTCGACATCGGGGGAGTGGACATGACGCTCGTCGAGCCGTATCACCGCAACGTCGCCATGGCCTTCGAGAGTTACGCGCTGTACCCACAAAAGACAGTGTCCGAGAATCTTGCGTCACCACTCAAGTCCGGTCGAACCGGAAAATACTCGGAAGACGAGCAGAAGCGCCGGATCGACACCGTCACCAAGACCTTGGGAATCAACCACCTTCTCGAGCGCTTTCCACGGGAATTGTCGAACGGGCAGCGGCAGCGAGTTGCTCTCGGGCGAGTGTTGGTACGGCCGGCCGACGTATACCTTCTCGACGAACCGCTCTCACATCTCGATGCCAAACTGCGGGCGGCGATGCGTGCCGAATTGCGTCAGCTCGGTCAGATGTCCAACACCACAACGGTATACGTGACACACGACTATCAAGAAGCACTGGCGTTGGGTGATCGTATCGCGATCCTGCGGGAGGGTCGGTTGGTCCAGATCGACACACCGGCGAACATCTGGCATGCGCCCGCTGACACCTTCGTGGCGCGCTCGCTCGGCCAACCCGAGATCAACGTGTTCGACGCAGTAGTCGACGGCGCAGCGCTCCGGGTGCTCGGAACCGATCTGGAGGTCGGGATTCCGTCGGACATCACGATATCTGCGTCGGCTGGCGCTCGAATCGGTATCCGACCGTGTGACATCGAGATTCGGGCAGATTTCTCGCGGAACTCCGGTTCGGTGGCCGTACGCGGCCGCATTCAACTGGTGGAGCGTCTCGGCCGCAATGTCGAACTCTCGATAGATCTCGGCGGCGGGGTCACGATGATCGGTCTGTCTTCGGGTGGTTCGCTCGCGGTCGAAGGCGCCGAGATCGTTGTGGAAGTGGCGCGCCAGAACATTCACCTGTTCGAGGGAGCGCCAGCGGGAACAGACAGTCGACGACTCGGCAGCGCGATCGCCGGCGCCGGTAGGACCGGCGACAGTGTAACGACCCACGCAGCACAGGAGGACAGGCGATGA
- a CDS encoding dihydroxyacetone kinase family protein yields MTRLFNDPATFTEDMLEGFLDANSDYVVGVPGGVVRAQETRPGKVAVVVGGGSGHYPAFCGVVGPGFADGAVVGNIFTSPSAAEATSVARAVDSGAGVLLTTGNYAGDVMNFSLAVKALAHEGIDARYLPVTDDIASASAEDITKRRGIAGDFTVFKIASAAAEAGYNLDEVQRVGRAANDNTRTLGVAFDGCTMPGADHPLFTVETGMMDLGLGIHGEPGVSTHEMPSAAELARLLVDGVLAERPDGTGTRVGAILNGLGRTKYEELFVVWGTASKLLREAGYTIVSPEVGELVTSLDMAGCSLTLMWLDEELESFWTAAADTPAFRRGTFGVATRSGERRTTTSVNETSGVSAAGDDQGRLCGETVATVIEALARVMADNEEELGRIDAVAGDGDHGRGMVRGTEYATLAAQSAAAQGAGPQGVLTAAGEAWAAKAGGTSGVLWGAALTAMGTRLGDKGQPGAHDLADGVRAGYDAIVALGGAKLGDKTMLDALWPFVETLSAAVGNGVLTAQAWDDAAVVAQTAADATAQLRPLVGRARPLAERSVGTPDAGAISMAMCVRTVADFLNTNSERKEHDHG; encoded by the coding sequence ATGACTCGGCTATTCAACGATCCCGCGACTTTTACGGAAGACATGCTCGAGGGTTTCCTCGACGCCAACTCCGACTATGTTGTCGGTGTACCAGGCGGTGTAGTACGAGCCCAGGAGACACGACCGGGCAAGGTTGCGGTCGTCGTAGGTGGCGGCTCCGGTCACTATCCCGCGTTCTGTGGTGTTGTCGGGCCGGGGTTCGCCGACGGCGCGGTGGTGGGAAACATTTTCACGTCTCCCTCCGCCGCGGAGGCGACTTCCGTCGCCCGCGCCGTCGACAGCGGTGCCGGGGTTCTTCTGACCACCGGAAATTATGCGGGTGACGTGATGAATTTCTCGCTCGCAGTGAAAGCTTTGGCGCACGAGGGAATTGATGCTCGATACCTGCCGGTCACCGACGATATTGCGAGCGCATCGGCGGAGGACATCACGAAGCGGCGGGGAATCGCCGGTGATTTCACGGTGTTCAAGATCGCGTCGGCTGCTGCGGAAGCAGGGTACAACCTCGACGAGGTACAGCGAGTGGGTCGCGCGGCGAACGACAACACACGAACCCTCGGTGTTGCTTTCGACGGATGCACCATGCCGGGCGCGGATCACCCACTGTTCACAGTGGAAACCGGAATGATGGATCTGGGGCTCGGTATTCACGGAGAACCGGGTGTATCCACACACGAGATGCCAAGTGCCGCAGAACTGGCGCGACTATTGGTCGACGGCGTGCTTGCCGAACGACCGGACGGTACCGGGACACGCGTCGGTGCCATCCTCAACGGGCTCGGGCGTACCAAGTACGAGGAATTGTTCGTGGTCTGGGGAACCGCGTCGAAGCTGTTGCGGGAGGCCGGATACACAATCGTCTCGCCGGAGGTCGGAGAGTTGGTGACCAGTCTGGACATGGCCGGTTGTTCACTGACGCTCATGTGGCTGGACGAGGAACTCGAATCGTTCTGGACCGCAGCCGCGGACACTCCGGCATTTCGGCGCGGAACATTCGGTGTGGCAACACGATCGGGGGAGCGTCGTACAACCACTTCCGTGAACGAGACGTCCGGCGTGAGCGCTGCGGGCGACGACCAGGGACGACTATGCGGAGAAACCGTGGCTACGGTCATCGAGGCTCTCGCTCGGGTGATGGCGGACAACGAAGAAGAACTGGGCCGCATCGATGCGGTGGCAGGCGACGGAGACCACGGGCGCGGGATGGTTCGCGGAACCGAGTACGCGACACTGGCAGCGCAGTCCGCAGCCGCGCAAGGCGCAGGGCCACAAGGAGTTCTGACTGCAGCGGGTGAAGCCTGGGCGGCAAAGGCAGGCGGAACGTCCGGCGTGCTGTGGGGTGCCGCGCTTACGGCGATGGGAACCAGGCTGGGCGACAAGGGGCAACCAGGTGCCCATGACCTCGCTGACGGTGTGCGGGCGGGCTACGACGCGATAGTGGCGCTCGGTGGAGCAAAACTAGGCGACAAGACGATGCTCGACGCTCTGTGGCCGTTCGTGGAAACCTTAAGTGCCGCAGTCGGAAACGGGGTGCTCACGGCACAGGCGTGGGACGACGCCGCCGTCGTTGCCCAGACCGCAGCCGATGCCACGGCGCAATTGCGTCCGCTGGTGGGTCGGGCACGACCGCTGGCAGAACGGAGCGTCGGCACCCCGGATGCCGGCGCGATATCGATGGCGATGTGTGTCCGTACCGTCGCCGATTTCTTGAACACGAACTCTGAACGCAAGGAGCACGATCATGGCTGA
- a CDS encoding HAD family hydrolase: MNTDRTDPRNGHIAATLFDFSGTLFRLEEDSDWAEHFVDHTGEPMDVHAQAELMRRMTAPVGRTVEMDEAGLYAWENRDRDPKLHRQAYIDVLSKSGVPDLGRAEALYGLLVDPDRWTPYPDTGEVLKSLSEKGIRTAVLSNIAFDIRPAFVDRGWDVWVDEFVLSFEVGAVKPEPAIFEHALAQLDVDAAQTLMIGDSDVADGAARDVGCQFALVDPLPTSERPHALLDAVRKFGLI; this comes from the coding sequence GTGAACACTGACCGCACCGACCCTCGAAACGGGCATATCGCCGCAACATTGTTCGACTTCTCGGGGACGCTCTTCCGCCTCGAGGAAGATTCCGACTGGGCCGAACATTTTGTCGATCACACCGGCGAGCCGATGGACGTGCATGCTCAAGCCGAGCTGATGCGCCGAATGACCGCTCCGGTCGGGCGAACAGTCGAAATGGACGAGGCTGGACTGTATGCGTGGGAGAACCGTGACCGGGATCCGAAGCTGCATCGCCAGGCGTACATCGATGTGCTGAGCAAGTCCGGCGTACCCGATCTCGGTCGCGCCGAAGCGCTGTACGGATTGCTCGTGGACCCGGATCGGTGGACTCCGTACCCGGACACCGGTGAGGTACTGAAGTCCTTGTCGGAGAAAGGCATTCGCACTGCAGTCTTGAGCAACATCGCCTTCGACATCCGTCCGGCGTTTGTCGACCGCGGCTGGGACGTGTGGGTCGACGAGTTCGTGTTGTCCTTCGAGGTGGGTGCGGTCAAGCCCGAACCTGCAATTTTCGAGCACGCCTTGGCGCAACTCGACGTGGACGCAGCCCAGACCTTGATGATCGGAGACAGTGATGTCGCCGATGGCGCCGCCCGCGACGTCGGATGCCAGTTCGCTCTCGTCGACCCACTGCCGACGTCCGAACGTCCGCACGCGCTACTCGACGCGGTGCGGAAGTTCGGGCTGATCTGA
- a CDS encoding carbohydrate ABC transporter permease — MASELMPGQKRFTVGAVAADIVLVVWFVFSLFPILWMFLLALKTPAEQTTTYFKFSPTFENFGTVLSQKGTDLTSVDFKSALLTSLINCGGAVLVSLAIGIPAAYAAGRWKYKGSNDLMFNMLSFRFAPELMVIVPLFVIYNQIGLFDTKLGMVWVLQLVTMPLVVWILRSYFEDLPEDLEQAALLDGYTRKRAFVMVALPLVRPGIAAAALLSFIFAWNNYVFPLILADSNAGTVTVAVTKFLGGGGQAYYNLTAAAAVIAALPPLILALTIQRYLVRGLSFGAVKS; from the coding sequence ATGGCCAGTGAATTGATGCCAGGCCAGAAGAGGTTCACGGTGGGTGCCGTAGCCGCGGACATCGTGTTGGTCGTGTGGTTCGTCTTCTCGCTCTTTCCCATCCTGTGGATGTTTCTGCTGGCGCTGAAGACTCCGGCCGAGCAGACCACCACATACTTCAAGTTCAGTCCCACGTTCGAGAACTTCGGAACCGTGCTGAGTCAGAAGGGCACGGACCTGACGAGTGTCGACTTCAAGTCGGCTCTGCTCACCAGCTTGATCAATTGTGGTGGTGCTGTTCTGGTTTCGTTGGCTATCGGCATTCCGGCTGCGTATGCTGCCGGACGCTGGAAGTACAAGGGATCCAACGATTTGATGTTCAACATGCTGTCCTTCCGCTTCGCGCCGGAGCTGATGGTGATCGTGCCGCTGTTCGTCATCTACAACCAGATCGGGTTGTTCGACACGAAACTCGGGATGGTGTGGGTTCTTCAACTAGTGACGATGCCCCTGGTGGTCTGGATCTTGCGCTCGTATTTCGAAGATCTGCCTGAAGACCTCGAACAGGCGGCCCTCCTGGACGGATACACGCGCAAGCGCGCCTTCGTCATGGTGGCGCTACCACTTGTTCGTCCGGGAATTGCCGCAGCAGCGCTACTTTCGTTCATCTTCGCGTGGAACAACTACGTATTCCCACTCATCCTCGCCGACAGCAACGCCGGAACAGTCACCGTCGCGGTGACCAAGTTCCTCGGTGGTGGCGGACAGGCCTACTACAACCTGACAGCTGCGGCTGCGGTGATCGCTGCTCTACCACCGCTGATTCTGGCGTTGACGATCCAGCGATACCTTGTGCGCGGACTGTCGTTCGGGGCGGTGAAATCCTGA
- a CDS encoding ABC transporter substrate-binding protein, with the protein MLRAFGIAGMAAASVPILSACGVGGGEKPTNGASEVTGGFNWRALEGTSINILQTPHPYQQALQPLLADFTELTGITVKADLVPEADYFTKLNTELAGGTGKHDVFMLGAYFIWQYGPPAWLEDLQPWLENTSATSDEYDFEDIYEGLRTSTRWDFELGSPLGTGGQWALPLGFENNVVTYNKRVFDDKGITLPDTFDGLIQLATDLTDRSENVYGIATRGSKSWATIHPGFMTQFTREGAKDYEFRGGELVATMDSDKAVAFTEKWIDMMHAAGPTSWTTYDYPQATGDLGDGKAMMVYDADSATYPKNKPGASREAGNLAWYPGPAGPDGSYATNLWTWSLAMNARSEKKHAAWLFLQWATSKGTLNDAVKSGIFANPVRESVFNDTFKQEVGEGMPGYLETFETVIGSSKIQFTPQKKFFDTTEDWAVALQDIYGGKDAKSALSSLAKTNTSKVNL; encoded by the coding sequence ATGCTGCGGGCGTTCGGTATCGCGGGGATGGCTGCCGCGAGCGTGCCCATACTTTCCGCCTGTGGTGTCGGTGGTGGTGAGAAGCCGACCAACGGAGCGTCGGAGGTGACCGGCGGATTCAATTGGCGGGCGCTCGAAGGTACGAGCATCAACATCCTGCAAACCCCGCACCCGTATCAGCAGGCATTGCAGCCGCTGCTCGCTGATTTCACCGAATTGACCGGTATTACAGTCAAAGCCGATCTGGTGCCGGAGGCCGACTATTTCACCAAGCTCAACACCGAACTTGCCGGTGGTACCGGCAAACACGACGTATTCATGCTCGGTGCGTACTTCATCTGGCAGTACGGGCCGCCGGCTTGGCTCGAGGATCTGCAGCCCTGGCTCGAGAACACATCGGCCACCAGCGACGAGTACGACTTCGAGGACATCTACGAGGGGTTGCGTACCTCCACCCGCTGGGATTTCGAGTTGGGGTCTCCACTCGGAACCGGTGGGCAGTGGGCACTACCGCTCGGATTCGAGAACAACGTCGTCACCTACAACAAGAGGGTCTTCGACGACAAGGGCATTACGCTGCCCGACACATTCGACGGATTGATCCAACTTGCAACGGATCTCACGGATCGAAGTGAGAACGTCTACGGAATCGCCACGCGAGGCTCGAAGTCCTGGGCGACGATTCACCCGGGGTTCATGACGCAGTTCACCCGCGAGGGCGCGAAGGACTACGAATTCCGGGGTGGCGAGTTGGTGGCGACCATGGATTCGGACAAGGCTGTCGCCTTCACCGAGAAGTGGATCGACATGATGCACGCTGCCGGACCCACCTCGTGGACAACGTACGACTATCCGCAGGCAACAGGCGATCTCGGCGACGGCAAGGCAATGATGGTCTACGACGCGGACAGTGCGACGTACCCGAAGAACAAGCCCGGAGCCAGTCGCGAAGCGGGTAACCTCGCTTGGTACCCCGGTCCGGCGGGCCCGGACGGGAGTTACGCGACCAACCTGTGGACGTGGTCGTTGGCCATGAATGCGCGTTCCGAGAAGAAGCATGCGGCCTGGCTTTTCCTGCAGTGGGCGACCAGTAAGGGAACTCTCAACGACGCGGTTAAATCAGGCATCTTCGCTAACCCCGTGCGCGAGTCCGTGTTCAACGACACTTTCAAACAGGAAGTCGGCGAGGGCATGCCGGGCTATCTCGAAACATTCGAGACGGTGATCGGCAGTTCCAAGATCCAGTTCACGCCTCAGAAGAAGTTCTTCGACACCACCGAGGACTGGGCTGTCGCGCTGCAGGACATCTACGGCGGCAAGGACGCGAAATCGGCGCTGTCCTCGCTCGCCAAGACCAATACATCCAAGGTAAACCTCTGA
- a CDS encoding carbohydrate ABC transporter permease — protein sequence MTTQSTRPPSEAHSAKPAGAPPRNIEPPEVPMWRRKLRPYILSIPAVVIVVGILYPFVIGAYYSFLNYAAVNPDPQFVWFKNFASVLGDSSFWTSVRVTGVFAIVATAVETVIGVGIALLLNRSSLIGKIFEKVLILPLMIAPVIAGVIWKLMFNPQFGILNHVLGLGNTFDWLSSQNALWSVILVDLWIFTPFVAILVLAGMRSLPKEPFEASEVDGASWFYMFRRLMLPMLWPYILVAVIFRFMDNLKVFDAVYVLTAGGPGLSTRTLQIGAFEDSIINLDYSRGSTYMFLLWIIVFVTARYLVSVLGKAQRRAAGAES from the coding sequence GTGACTACCCAATCCACCCGTCCGCCGTCGGAGGCTCACTCCGCGAAACCGGCAGGCGCACCGCCCCGCAACATCGAACCTCCCGAAGTGCCGATGTGGCGACGCAAGTTGCGCCCCTACATCCTCTCGATTCCGGCTGTGGTGATCGTTGTCGGAATTCTCTATCCGTTTGTGATCGGCGCGTACTACTCGTTCTTGAATTACGCGGCAGTGAACCCGGATCCGCAGTTCGTGTGGTTCAAGAACTTCGCGAGTGTCCTGGGCGACTCGAGCTTCTGGACCAGCGTGCGTGTGACCGGAGTCTTCGCGATTGTCGCCACGGCGGTCGAGACGGTGATCGGCGTCGGCATCGCACTATTGCTCAACCGTTCGAGCTTGATCGGGAAGATCTTCGAGAAAGTGCTGATCCTTCCGTTGATGATCGCACCGGTCATCGCCGGCGTGATCTGGAAGCTGATGTTCAACCCGCAGTTCGGAATTCTGAATCACGTTCTGGGGCTGGGTAACACATTCGACTGGTTGAGCAGTCAGAACGCACTGTGGTCCGTCATTCTGGTGGACCTGTGGATCTTCACTCCCTTCGTGGCGATTCTTGTTCTCGCCGGCATGCGTTCGCTACCGAAGGAGCCGTTCGAAGCGTCCGAGGTGGACGGCGCCAGCTGGTTCTACATGTTCCGCAGGCTGATGCTGCCCATGTTGTGGCCCTACATTCTGGTCGCCGTGATCTTCCGATTCATGGACAACCTCAAAGTGTTCGACGCGGTGTACGTCCTGACTGCGGGTGGACCAGGACTGTCCACCCGAACGCTCCAGATCGGTGCGTTCGAGGATTCGATCATCAATCTCGACTATTCCCGCGGCAGCACCTACATGTTCTTGCTGTGGATCATCGTGTTCGTCACCGCGCGCTATCTGGTGAGCGTGTTGGGCAAGGCGCAGCGTCGTGCTGCCGGAGCGGAGTCGTAA
- a CDS encoding ribose-5-phosphate isomerase: MAERLRIVVGCDDAGLEYKQALKADLEADDRVEVVTDVGVGNDEHTAYPHVAVTAARLVADGKADRALLVCGTGLGVAISANKVPGIRAVTAHDSFSVERSVLSNDAQVLCFGQRVVGLELARRLAKEWLGYHFDTRSASAEKVAAIGEYETAGKPGDC; this comes from the coding sequence ATGGCTGAGCGACTTCGTATCGTCGTCGGTTGCGACGACGCCGGCTTGGAGTACAAGCAGGCACTCAAGGCTGACCTCGAAGCCGACGACCGTGTGGAGGTGGTGACCGATGTCGGCGTCGGGAACGACGAGCACACGGCGTATCCACACGTTGCTGTCACCGCCGCCAGGTTGGTGGCCGACGGCAAAGCCGACCGGGCGCTCCTCGTGTGTGGAACAGGATTGGGCGTCGCCATCAGCGCCAACAAGGTGCCGGGGATCCGCGCGGTGACTGCCCACGACAGCTTCTCGGTGGAGCGATCGGTTCTCAGCAACGACGCACAGGTCTTGTGTTTCGGGCAGCGAGTGGTTGGACTCGAACTCGCCAGGCGACTGGCGAAGGAGTGGCTGGGCTACCACTTCGACACTCGGAGTGCCTCTGCCGAGAAGGTTGCTGCGATCGGCGAATACGAGACTGCCGGCAAGCCCGGCGACTGCTGA
- a CDS encoding ABC transporter ATP-binding protein — protein sequence MTTTADSRRATKVAQSLTLDNLEKTYSSRGRATFHAVKGIDLHIEPGELVALLGPSGCGKTTTLRMIAGLETVSSGEILIGDRKISQLAPGKRGVGVGFESYALYPPLSVRDNLSYGLKARKVAGADELVSTIARRLEMEDLLDLRPAGLSSGQKQRVALARALVRNPPVLLLDEPLSHLDASARQRVRRELKMLQREFGYTTIVVTHDQVEALSLADRLAVMDGGIIQQYGTPDEVFDDPANIFVAEFVGEPQINMFDGIVRLENGSAVVAIGSAGTLPVSTRNVVEGQSVRVGVRPQDMTMVPGPAGHRQITVHVKHFEHLMEFGLVQVNAAGTESTGSGSTLMVQTPAHERFAAGDECAATALPERVYLFDPETGNRLR from the coding sequence ATGACCACTACCGCCGATAGCCGTCGCGCCACGAAGGTCGCGCAATCACTCACCCTGGACAACCTGGAGAAGACCTACTCTTCACGCGGGCGGGCAACATTCCACGCGGTCAAAGGAATCGACCTGCACATCGAACCCGGTGAGTTGGTCGCCCTGCTAGGCCCTTCGGGATGCGGCAAGACGACAACCCTTCGGATGATCGCCGGACTGGAGACCGTCTCGAGTGGGGAGATCTTGATCGGTGACCGGAAGATCAGTCAGTTGGCGCCCGGGAAACGAGGCGTCGGGGTTGGATTCGAGAGCTACGCTTTGTATCCGCCGCTCTCGGTGCGCGACAACCTCTCGTACGGATTGAAAGCCCGAAAGGTGGCGGGCGCAGACGAACTGGTGTCCACCATCGCCCGTCGTCTCGAGATGGAGGACCTACTCGACTTGCGTCCGGCAGGATTGTCGAGCGGGCAGAAGCAGCGGGTTGCACTCGCTCGGGCGCTTGTGCGCAATCCGCCGGTGCTGCTCCTCGACGAACCGCTCTCGCACCTCGATGCGTCGGCGCGGCAACGGGTTCGGCGTGAACTGAAGATGCTGCAACGCGAATTCGGCTACACCACAATCGTGGTCACCCACGACCAGGTCGAAGCGCTGAGCTTGGCCGACCGGCTTGCGGTGATGGACGGTGGCATCATCCAGCAGTACGGCACTCCCGACGAGGTGTTCGACGATCCGGCCAACATCTTCGTGGCGGAGTTCGTGGGCGAACCTCAGATCAACATGTTCGACGGAATTGTCCGCCTCGAGAACGGATCTGCGGTTGTTGCCATAGGCTCGGCTGGTACCTTGCCGGTCTCGACTCGCAATGTCGTTGAGGGTCAGTCGGTTCGGGTCGGGGTTCGCCCCCAGGACATGACTATGGTGCCGGGGCCTGCCGGGCATCGGCAGATCACCGTGCACGTGAAGCATTTCGAGCACCTGATGGAGTTCGGTTTGGTACAGGTGAACGCAGCGGGAACCGAGTCGACTGGCTCGGGATCAACGCTGATGGTTCAGACGCCGGCCCACGAAAGGTTTGCGGCAGGCGACGAGTGCGCTGCGACTGCTCTTCCCGAACGTGTCTATCTGTTCGACCCCGAAACCGGAAATCGACTGCGTTAG
- the eltD gene encoding erythritol/L-threitol dehyrogenase → MSETMKAVICHGPRDYRLEEVPKPVPGPGEALVRVEAVGICASDLKCYHGAAKFWGDENRPAWAETEVIPGHEFVGEVVSIDAEGSKRWGIAVGDRVVSEQIVPCWECRYCKRGQYHMCQPHNLYGFKRVTPGAMAEFMVYPVEALVHKVSKDLPAAHAAFAEPLSCSLHAVERAGITFDDVVVVAGCGPIGLGMVAGARAKSPAHVIALDMAPEKLELAKLCGADIVINIADEDAVQIVKDLTDGYGADVYLEGTGHPSAVPQGLNILRKLGTYVEYGVFKDDVSVDWSIISDDKELDVLGAHLGPDCWPAAIRMIESGLLPMDKICTHQLPLEDFQKGLDLVASGTESVKVSLIP, encoded by the coding sequence ATGTCCGAGACGATGAAGGCGGTCATCTGCCACGGTCCGCGCGACTATCGACTCGAAGAAGTGCCGAAGCCTGTACCCGGCCCTGGTGAAGCGCTGGTTCGGGTCGAGGCAGTCGGAATCTGTGCGAGTGATCTGAAGTGCTACCACGGTGCAGCAAAATTCTGGGGCGACGAGAACCGTCCGGCTTGGGCCGAGACCGAGGTCATTCCAGGGCACGAATTTGTCGGTGAGGTTGTCTCGATCGATGCGGAAGGGTCGAAGCGCTGGGGGATCGCGGTGGGCGACCGTGTGGTCTCCGAACAGATCGTTCCGTGCTGGGAGTGCCGTTACTGCAAGCGCGGTCAGTATCACATGTGCCAGCCGCACAACCTGTACGGATTCAAGCGAGTCACCCCCGGCGCGATGGCCGAATTCATGGTCTATCCAGTGGAAGCTCTGGTGCACAAGGTATCCAAGGATCTCCCGGCAGCGCATGCTGCGTTTGCCGAGCCGCTGTCGTGCTCACTGCACGCCGTGGAACGAGCGGGAATCACCTTTGACGACGTTGTCGTCGTTGCCGGCTGCGGGCCGATCGGGCTGGGGATGGTTGCCGGTGCGCGAGCGAAAAGCCCGGCGCACGTGATCGCTCTCGACATGGCACCGGAAAAGCTCGAACTCGCCAAACTGTGCGGAGCCGACATCGTCATCAACATTGCCGACGAGGATGCCGTTCAGATCGTCAAGGATCTCACCGATGGTTACGGAGCCGATGTCTATCTCGAAGGGACAGGCCATCCGTCTGCAGTTCCCCAGGGCCTCAATATCTTGCGTAAGCTCGGCACCTACGTCGAATACGGGGTGTTCAAAGACGACGTCAGCGTCGACTGGAGCATTATCAGCGACGACAAGGAACTTGACGTCCTCGGGGCGCACCTGGGCCCCGACTGCTGGCCGGCCGCGATCCGGATGATCGAGTCAGGTCTGCTGCCGATGGACAAGATCTGCACGCATCAGCTTCCGTTGGAAGATTTCCAGAAGGGACTCGATCTGGTGGCCAGTGGCACCGAGTCCGTGAAGGTCTCACTCATTCCCTGA